A window from Telopea speciosissima isolate NSW1024214 ecotype Mountain lineage chromosome 8, Tspe_v1, whole genome shotgun sequence encodes these proteins:
- the LOC122670485 gene encoding galactose mutarotase-like produces MGRISVILCFFCVAFASIKSSIASHEDLSSDSSAHSKNKQSVGFYEIKKGDFSIKFTNWGATIVSVILPDKNGKLADVVLGYDKISTYKNDSTYFGATVGRVANRIGGAKFTLDGKTYKLSANEGKNTLHGGVRGFSDVIWKVMKHVPDGKTPYITFTYHSSDGEQGFPGDVKVSITYMILGESKLNVIMKAKAVDKATPINLAQHAYWNLGGHNSGDILSNTIQIFGSNITPVDKQLIPTGKIESVKGTPYDLTEPTAIGSKIHQLESGGYDINYALDNKETTGGLKKAAIVHDSKSGRVLELWTNQPGLQFYTANGVQNIKGKDGAVYNKYAAICLETQGFPDSVNHPNFPSQIVYPGKTYIHFMVFKFSTK; encoded by the exons ATGGGTAGGATTTCTGTGATTCTCTGCTTTTTTTGTGTTGCCTTCGCATCGATTAAATCATCCATTGCTTCCCATGAGGATTTGTCTTCGGATTCTTCTGCACATTCAAAAAACAAGCAGAGTGTTGGGTTTTACGAGATTAAGAAGGGCGATTTCTCGATCAAGTTCACTAACTGGGGGGCCACCATTGTTTCTGTCATTTTACCTGACAAAAATG GGAAGTTAGCTGATGTTGTTCTTGGTTACGATAAGATCTCAACATACAAG AATGATTCAACATACTTTGGTGCCACAGTTGGAAGGGTTGCTAATAGGATTGGAGGGGCCAAATTTACCCTTGATGGAAAAACCTATAAACTATCTGCAAATGAAGGGAAAAACACTCttcatg GTGGTGTTAGAGGATTTAGTGATGTTATTTGGAAGGTAATGAAGCATGTACCAGATGGTAAAACCCCTTACATCACATTCACCTATCACAGTTCTGATGGAGAACAAG GTTTTCCTGGTGATGTCAAGGTGAGTATAACATATATGATCCTTGGAGAAAGCAAGCTAAATGTGATCATGAAAGCCAAAGCTGTTGATAAGGCCACCCCTATCAATTTGGCCCAACACGCCTACTGGAATCTTGGTGGCCATAACAGTGGTGATATCTTATCCAACACCATACAGATCTTTGGTTCCAACATCACTCCTGTCGACAAGCAACTCATTCCCACCGGCAAGATCGAGTCAGTGAAGGGGACACCATATGATTTAACTGAACCCACTGCCATTGGAAGCAAGATTCATCAGCTCGAAAGTGGAGGATATGACATCAATTATGCGCTCGATAATAAGGAGACTACAGGGGGTCTGAAAAAGGCGGCCATTGTTCACGATAGCAAATCAGGAAGAGTTTTAGAGCTGTGGACCAATCAGCCTGGGCTGCAGTTTTACACTGCAAATGGAGTCcaaaatataaaaggaaaagatggGGCAGTATATAACAAGTATGCAGCAATCTGTTTGGAGACTCAAGGGTTTCCTGATTCTgtaaatcaccccaatttcccTTCACAGATTGTGTATCCAGGGAAGACATACATACATTTCATGGTTTTCAAGTTCTCAACAAAATAG